The Candidatus Thermoplasmatota archaeon DNA segment GAGGTCAAAGTCGTCGATTGCGCTATTCATGTTGTCGAACCAATCATCAGCGCACTTGTGCAGCTTCGTCTTGAGAGCATCCGGCGATACGGCCGTGTACAAATGGTAGTATCCTCCGCGTTCGATCGATTTCGTATCCCTGAAAGCGAGCCCCGATGCCACCAGCTTCTGGAACGCGCGATAGACCGTGCTCCTGTCCCTCTTTACGACAGGGGCGAGGTCGTCCGCCCGGAGCGGCCCCTGTTTCACCAGCTTCTTGTAGATAGCCAGCTCAAAATCGGAAAGCCTGTAGAGGCACTTCACGATATCCCTACATGAGGCGTCTCCTGCGAGTATCTTCTGCGGATCGACCATATTGCACGGTATTGCCAAATTTATACTTAACCGTTTTCAATCCACGGCAGGCCAGCATCTGAGGATCGTGCAACGTGAAAACCTTTATCTAGAGGCTAGCAAATCGCCTATGCGCGGTATTGTCAATACCGTGGGAGAGATTCTCTTGGAAAAGCAAGCAACGCTTGATGCGAGAGGGCTCATGTGCCCCATGCCGATCGTGCATCTCGCAAAGAAGGTCAAGGAGATGAAGTCCGGCCAGGTGCTCGAACTCTTGGCCGACGATGTCGGAGCGAAGGAAGACGTCCCTGCCTGGTGCTCGAGGACCGGCAATCAGCTGGTCGGCACTGAGGAAGAGGGCAAGCTGCTCAAATTCTACGTAAGAATCAAGTGAGTCTTTGGTGTGAAAGGAGAAATGAACAGATGACAGACAAGTTTTGTATGGTAGTCAGCGAAGGGACTTTCGACAAGGCAATGATGCCGCTCATAATGGGAACGACCGCAGCCGCCATGGGCTCCGAAGTGCATGTGTTCTACACGTTCTTCGGAACCAAGCTCGTGACGGCCAAGGGTTCGAAACCCAAGCTCCCCGGCATGTTCAGGTTGTTCACCGGCATGTTCGTGAAGAAGATGAAGGCTGGGGGCATAGGCAGCTACGCAGAGACGATGCAGCAGGCAAAGGAGATGGGCATCAACTTCTACGCATGCAGCACCACGATGGGGCTCATGGGGATCAAGGAGAGCGACCTGCTCCCAGGTGTCAAGGTGCTTGGGGCCGCAGCATTCCTGAAGCTCGCATCGGAAGCGAAGACCACGCTGTTCATCGGCTGAGCGTGACAGAATGCCGAAAACCGCCTTCGTCGTCCTGAAATCCCCGCAGGAGCAGGACCCGACCCACTTCGTGAGACGATTCTCAGAGAAGCAGGACGCGAGCGTGATACTGCTCGAGGACGGCGTCTTT contains these protein-coding regions:
- a CDS encoding DsrE/DsrF/DrsH-like family protein yields the protein MTDKFCMVVSEGTFDKAMMPLIMGTTAAAMGSEVHVFYTFFGTKLVTAKGSKPKLPGMFRLFTGMFVKKMKAGGIGSYAETMQQAKEMGINFYACSTTMGLMGIKESDLLPGVKVLGAAAFLKLASEAKTTLFIG
- a CDS encoding TrmB family transcriptional regulator codes for the protein MVDPQKILAGDASCRDIVKCLYRLSDFELAIYKKLVKQGPLRADDLAPVVKRDRSTVYRAFQKLVASGLAFRDTKSIERGGYYHLYTAVSPDALKTKLHKCADDWFDNMNSAIDDFDLV
- a CDS encoding sulfurtransferase TusA family protein, with product MRGIVNTVGEILLEKQATLDARGLMCPMPIVHLAKKVKEMKSGQVLELLADDVGAKEDVPAWCSRTGNQLVGTEEEGKLLKFYVRIK